A single region of the Halomicroarcula saliterrae genome encodes:
- a CDS encoding cyclase family protein, translating into MPIADLTRPIDSGMPVFPGDPPVSVDAHATMAADGYRVSALSCGSHTGTHVDAPSHTEADGRTLDEFPVSRFVREAVRVDLRGCGPREPIRPADLPTVDAGAVVLRTGWDSHWGEPRYLDHPYLTPAAARHCVDHGYDVATDALNVDPTPTDDHPAAGVPAHGELLGNDRLIAENLTNLDGLPERFELSVLPMRLDGDGAPVRAVARWD; encoded by the coding sequence ATGCCAATTGCCGACCTGACCCGGCCGATCGACTCCGGGATGCCGGTCTTTCCCGGCGACCCGCCCGTCTCCGTGGATGCCCACGCTACGATGGCGGCCGACGGCTACCGCGTCTCGGCGCTCTCCTGTGGCAGCCACACCGGCACCCACGTCGACGCGCCGAGCCACACCGAGGCCGACGGCCGGACGCTCGACGAGTTTCCGGTCTCGCGGTTCGTCCGCGAGGCCGTCCGCGTGGACCTGCGGGGCTGCGGGCCCCGCGAACCGATTCGGCCGGCCGACCTGCCGACGGTCGACGCCGGCGCGGTGGTCCTCCGGACCGGCTGGGACAGCCACTGGGGCGAGCCCCGCTATCTCGACCATCCCTATCTGACGCCGGCCGCGGCCCGTCACTGCGTCGACCACGGCTACGACGTGGCTACCGACGCGCTCAACGTCGACCCGACACCGACCGACGACCACCCGGCGGCGGGCGTCCCCGCACACGGCGAACTGCTCGGGAACGACCGGCTCATCGCGGAGAACCTGACGAACCTCGACGGGCTCCCCGAGCGGTTCGAGCTCTCGGTCCTGCCGATGCGGCTCGACGGCGACGGCGCACCGGTCCGCGCGGTCGCTCGCTGGGACTGA
- the otsB gene encoding trehalose-phosphatase, whose translation MTAQQHTPVANVYRIDRQLGDAAGLLVALDFDGTLAPIEDDPDAPEITRANRRAVEELVAHPDTMVAVVSGRQLADLRPRVGVEGVRYVGNHGLEYTVDGEREVHPEAEAKMDDVEAVRDELERRLSDMPGVEVEDKGVTLTVHYRRAEDASAEDVTAVVEDVVDPIEGLKTGSGKMIVEVKPTVDWHKGAIVEWLRDEVPATWRTVYVGDDTTDEDAFRVLGPGDFGVLVGERSTAADYRVPAQCEVSRLLNWFVGVLENEAP comes from the coding sequence GTGACGGCCCAGCAACACACCCCGGTCGCGAACGTCTACCGCATCGACCGACAGCTCGGGGACGCGGCGGGCCTGCTGGTCGCCCTCGACTTCGACGGGACGCTCGCACCCATCGAGGACGACCCGGACGCGCCGGAGATAACACGGGCGAACCGGCGGGCGGTCGAGGAGCTCGTCGCCCACCCCGACACGATGGTGGCCGTCGTCAGCGGCCGCCAGCTCGCCGACCTCCGGCCCCGGGTCGGCGTGGAGGGAGTCCGCTACGTCGGCAACCACGGCCTCGAATACACGGTCGACGGGGAGCGGGAGGTCCATCCGGAGGCCGAGGCGAAGATGGACGACGTCGAAGCCGTGCGCGACGAGCTCGAACGCCGGCTGTCGGACATGCCGGGCGTCGAGGTGGAGGACAAGGGGGTGACGCTGACGGTCCACTACCGGCGGGCAGAAGACGCGTCGGCCGAAGACGTGACGGCCGTCGTCGAAGACGTCGTCGACCCCATCGAGGGGCTCAAGACCGGCAGCGGCAAGATGATAGTCGAGGTCAAGCCGACCGTCGACTGGCACAAGGGGGCCATCGTCGAGTGGCTCCGCGACGAGGTGCCCGCGACGTGGCGGACGGTGTACGTCGGCGACGACACCACCGACGAGGACGCGTTCCGGGTGCTCGGTCCGGGGGATTTCGGCGTGCTGGTCGGGGAGCGCTCGACCGCGGCCGACTACCGCGTGCCGGCCCAGTGTGAGGTGTCCCGACTCCTGAACTGGTTCGTCGGGGTGCTGGAGAACGAAGCGCCCTAG
- a CDS encoding AbrB/MazE/SpoVT family DNA-binding domain-containing protein, which yields MSAMETRKIQQVGGGTYTVSLPKEWATAADIEPGAVVALHSHIDGTLVVQTGVDEADATDPLALSVDDADPACLERTLRAAYAAGIDTVELDAPDGIADETHRLVEAVTRELTGVTVTESNERTIRVRSLLDAEEVSITQSVRQLQFAALSTHRDATAALASPTTDGTAGRDGQTERIAAMVDHYFERGLDSLSVMDALGLTRPELFVRWVTARELERVADHAERIATVAGRLDAPVERELAAEFGELADRSRGLVRDAVAVVLDAADAAAARRLLGDADELCTDIRALDRRLFETEGVDYRLTHAVDGLRRTAESGGAIAEVGLRSLLRERRSSAPLHVGSAQ from the coding sequence ATGAGCGCGATGGAGACACGCAAGATACAGCAGGTCGGCGGCGGCACCTACACCGTCTCGCTCCCAAAGGAGTGGGCCACCGCGGCCGACATCGAACCGGGTGCCGTCGTCGCCCTCCACAGCCACATCGACGGCACGCTCGTCGTCCAGACCGGCGTCGACGAGGCCGACGCGACCGACCCGCTGGCGCTTTCGGTCGACGACGCCGACCCGGCGTGTCTCGAACGCACGTTGCGGGCGGCCTACGCGGCCGGCATCGACACGGTCGAACTCGACGCCCCCGACGGCATCGCCGACGAGACCCACCGGCTCGTTGAGGCGGTCACCAGAGAGCTGACCGGCGTCACCGTCACCGAATCGAACGAGCGGACGATACGGGTCCGGTCGCTGCTCGACGCCGAGGAGGTGTCGATAACGCAGTCGGTCCGACAGCTCCAGTTCGCCGCGCTGTCCACCCACCGGGACGCGACAGCCGCGCTCGCGTCGCCGACGACGGACGGGACGGCGGGACGTGACGGCCAGACCGAACGCATCGCCGCGATGGTCGACCACTACTTCGAGCGCGGTCTCGACTCCCTCTCCGTGATGGACGCGCTGGGACTCACGCGTCCGGAGCTGTTCGTCCGCTGGGTCACCGCCCGCGAACTCGAGCGGGTCGCCGATCACGCCGAGCGCATCGCGACCGTCGCCGGCCGCCTCGACGCGCCCGTCGAACGCGAGCTCGCCGCCGAGTTCGGCGAGCTAGCCGACCGGAGCCGGGGGCTGGTCCGGGACGCGGTCGCCGTCGTCCTCGACGCCGCCGACGCGGCCGCCGCCCGCCGGCTCCTCGGGGACGCCGACGAACTGTGTACCGACATCCGGGCGCTCGACCGCCGGCTCTTCGAGACCGAGGGCGTCGACTACCGGCTCACGCACGCGGTCGACGGACTCAGGCGGACGGCCGAGAGCGGCGGCGCTATCGCCGAAGTCGGCCTGCGGTCGCTGCTCCGGGAGCGGCGCTCGTCGGCGCCGCTGCACGTCGGGTCCGCCCAGTAA
- the pstB gene encoding phosphate ABC transporter ATP-binding protein PstB, protein MSNAINEDDQKAQTAAGGVDIDAGGVTTSGESEERIREEWTDYDFAGEAKLSVSDLDVWYGDDHALQGVSMDIPENSVTALIGPSGCGKSTFLRCLNRMNDRIKAARIDGSVELEGTEIYDANANLVELRKRVGMVFQSPNPFPKSIRENISYGPRKHGDIEKGLLARLFGRDDTEAEAELVERSLQQAALWDEVSDRLDDNALGLSGGQQQRLCIARCLAVDPEVILMDEPASALDPIATSKIEDLVETLSEEYTVVIVTHNMQQAARISDQTAVFLTGGELVEFDDTDKIFENPESQRVEDYITGKFG, encoded by the coding sequence ATGAGTAACGCAATCAACGAGGACGACCAGAAGGCACAGACCGCCGCGGGCGGCGTCGACATCGACGCCGGTGGCGTCACGACCAGCGGCGAGAGCGAGGAGCGAATCCGCGAGGAGTGGACGGACTACGACTTCGCCGGCGAGGCGAAACTCAGCGTCTCCGACCTCGACGTCTGGTACGGCGACGACCACGCCCTGCAGGGCGTCTCGATGGACATCCCGGAGAACAGCGTGACCGCGCTCATCGGCCCGTCGGGCTGTGGCAAGTCCACGTTCCTGCGCTGTCTGAACCGCATGAACGACCGCATCAAGGCGGCCCGAATCGACGGCTCCGTCGAGCTGGAGGGCACCGAGATATACGACGCGAACGCGAACCTCGTCGAACTGCGCAAGCGCGTCGGCATGGTGTTCCAGTCCCCCAACCCGTTCCCGAAATCCATCCGGGAGAACATCTCGTACGGGCCGCGGAAACACGGCGACATCGAGAAGGGGCTGCTCGCCCGGCTGTTCGGCCGGGACGACACCGAGGCGGAGGCCGAACTCGTCGAGCGCTCGCTGCAGCAGGCGGCGCTGTGGGACGAGGTGAGCGACCGGCTGGACGACAACGCGCTCGGCCTGTCGGGCGGCCAGCAACAGCGGCTCTGTATCGCCCGCTGTCTGGCCGTCGACCCCGAGGTCATCCTGATGGACGAGCCCGCCTCGGCGCTCGACCCCATCGCCACCTCGAAGATAGAGGACCTGGTCGAGACTCTCTCCGAGGAGTACACGGTCGTCATCGTCACCCACAACATGCAGCAGGCGGCCCGCATCTCCGACCAGACGGCCGTCTTCCTCACCGGCGGGGAGCTGGTGGAGTTCGACGACACCGATAAGATCTTCGAGAACCCCGAGAGCCAGCGCGTCGAGGACTACATCACCGGGAAGTTCGGATGA
- a CDS encoding MBL fold metallo-hydrolase, translated as MTVRHEGLTIDWLGYATIRIAGEDRVVYTDPGRYGVLTGEWEPHSDGIGHPPATDYRAEDADIVCVTHVHHYDPDGIERVANEDTTVVAFEGIDGRDVERDLPSIVDLPYEVREVDAKSKIDVDGVPIWTSPAHNEPDGAHTLPDGTPYHPEGFGCGFMVAVDGTRVYYPGDSDVLPGHRTLETSVFCPPIGPRATMDRHEAASLAATIEPRLVMPVHYNTFSNLEADSRAFAADVAEAGIPVVLDER; from the coding sequence ATGACCGTCCGCCACGAGGGACTGACTATCGACTGGCTCGGGTACGCCACGATACGCATCGCCGGCGAGGACCGCGTGGTGTACACCGACCCGGGCCGGTACGGCGTCCTCACGGGGGAGTGGGAGCCACACAGCGACGGCATCGGCCACCCGCCGGCGACGGACTACCGCGCCGAGGACGCGGACATCGTCTGTGTCACGCACGTCCACCACTACGACCCGGACGGTATCGAACGGGTCGCCAACGAGGACACCACAGTCGTCGCCTTCGAGGGAATCGACGGCCGCGACGTGGAGCGGGACCTCCCGTCCATCGTGGACCTCCCCTACGAGGTCCGGGAGGTCGACGCGAAGTCGAAAATCGACGTCGACGGGGTCCCCATCTGGACCTCGCCGGCGCACAACGAGCCCGACGGCGCCCACACGCTGCCCGACGGGACGCCCTACCACCCGGAGGGCTTTGGCTGTGGGTTCATGGTCGCGGTCGACGGCACCCGCGTCTACTACCCGGGCGACAGCGACGTGTTGCCGGGCCACCGCACCCTCGAAACGTCGGTGTTCTGTCCGCCCATCGGTCCGCGGGCGACGATGGACCGCCACGAGGCCGCCTCGCTCGCGGCCACCATCGAGCCGCGGCTCGTCATGCCGGTCCACTACAACACCTTCTCCAACCTCGAAGCGGACTCGCGGGCGTTCGCCGCCGACGTGGCCGAAGCGGGGATTCCCGTGGTCTTGGACGAGCGCTGA
- a CDS encoding alpha,alpha-trehalose-phosphate synthase (UDP-forming) yields MSNNTTGAGDDADRGGESSTDWAEAIGDGGLVVVSNRQPYSHTYDGDDIAVEVHAGGLTAGLDPVMQAVGGTWIAWGDGDADREVVDENDCVAAPPEDPGYTLRRIWLSDEEVDDYYYGFSNQVLWPICHSALTRVNEWQSYWERYRTVNERFVEAVEDHAEAGDIVWFQDYHFALAPAIARERVDDETLLMQFWHIPWPAWDTFRGCPHGEAILEGLLGNDLLAFHVARYRENFLACVEAAVDDAVVDHETGTVSYDGRTTQVTEFPMGVQADEIAERAASEEAAAFWDEFRAEYDLADTVAVGVDRLDYSKGIPERLRALEQFWERNPEWRGELTYVENGSESRSQIRAYQDIQARIEEGVERVNDRFGTDDWTPVVSFRDYISKEALAGLYRNSDLALISPIRDGMNLVAQEYVAAQVDDDGVLVLSDQAGAGSLLDAAVMVKPQDTCAFTDAIEEALTMPEAERRARMRHLRRQVTENDLAAWTALNLKAAMALRDASGSGATLSMEGQP; encoded by the coding sequence ATGAGCAACAACACGACCGGTGCGGGAGACGACGCTGACCGGGGGGGAGAGTCCTCGACCGACTGGGCGGAGGCAATCGGTGACGGCGGGCTCGTCGTCGTCTCGAACCGTCAGCCGTACAGCCATACTTACGACGGGGACGACATCGCCGTCGAGGTACACGCTGGCGGACTGACAGCCGGGCTCGACCCGGTGATGCAGGCGGTCGGCGGGACGTGGATCGCCTGGGGCGACGGCGACGCCGACCGCGAAGTGGTCGACGAGAACGACTGCGTGGCGGCGCCCCCGGAAGACCCCGGTTACACGCTCCGGCGGATATGGCTCTCCGACGAGGAGGTCGACGACTACTACTACGGCTTCAGCAACCAGGTGCTGTGGCCCATCTGTCACTCGGCGCTGACGAGGGTCAACGAGTGGCAGTCCTACTGGGAGCGCTACCGGACGGTCAACGAGCGGTTCGTCGAGGCCGTCGAGGACCACGCCGAGGCCGGTGATATCGTCTGGTTCCAGGACTACCACTTCGCGCTCGCTCCCGCTATCGCGCGCGAGCGGGTGGACGACGAGACCCTGCTGATGCAGTTCTGGCACATCCCGTGGCCGGCCTGGGACACGTTCCGGGGCTGTCCACACGGCGAAGCGATTCTGGAAGGGTTGCTGGGCAACGACCTGCTCGCCTTCCACGTCGCCAGATACCGGGAGAACTTCCTCGCCTGCGTCGAGGCGGCCGTCGACGACGCAGTGGTCGACCACGAGACCGGGACGGTGAGCTACGACGGCCGGACGACACAGGTCACCGAGTTCCCGATGGGCGTGCAGGCCGACGAGATCGCCGAGCGGGCGGCCTCGGAGGAGGCGGCGGCGTTCTGGGACGAGTTCCGGGCGGAGTACGACCTCGCCGACACCGTCGCCGTCGGCGTCGACCGCCTGGACTACAGCAAGGGCATCCCCGAGCGCCTCCGGGCGTTAGAGCAGTTCTGGGAGCGGAACCCGGAGTGGCGCGGCGAACTCACGTACGTCGAGAACGGCAGCGAGAGCCGGTCCCAGATACGGGCCTATCAGGACATCCAGGCGCGTATCGAGGAGGGCGTCGAGCGCGTCAACGACCGCTTTGGCACCGACGACTGGACACCGGTCGTCTCCTTCCGGGACTACATCTCGAAGGAGGCGCTGGCGGGTCTCTACCGCAACAGCGACCTCGCGCTCATTAGCCCCATTCGGGACGGGATGAACCTCGTCGCACAGGAGTACGTCGCGGCCCAGGTCGACGACGACGGCGTCCTCGTCCTCAGCGACCAGGCGGGCGCGGGCAGTCTGCTCGACGCCGCGGTGATGGTGAAACCACAGGACACCTGCGCGTTCACGGACGCTATCGAAGAGGCACTGACCATGCCAGAGGCCGAGCGGCGCGCGCGGATGCGCCACCTCCGCCGGCAGGTCACGGAGAACGACCTCGCCGCGTGGACGGCGCTGAATCTCAAGGCAGCGATGGCGCTCCGGGACGCGTCCGGCTCCGGAGCGACCCTGTCCATGGAGGGCCAACCGTGA